One Campylobacter pinnipediorum subsp. caledonicus genomic window carries:
- the dnaN gene encoding DNA polymerase III subunit beta, with amino-acid sequence MKVFINKNVLESIVTNTSPYLEKKDLSVITSHIVISAQDSVLNIKATDYEIGLSYKLTNVKIVDEGTATANGKKLLDIIRSLKDEEVILETMNNYLYIKQKNSKYKLPMYKFEDFPNFPKVEGKNKFDIDAVLFGRSLKKILPNIEQGNSKRELTGALIDIKENHINIVGTDSKRLSIFKLETQTENEFSIIIPKKAISEMQKLFFDKIEIYYDENTLIAQSSNFEFYTKLINGKYPDYERVIPKEIKKRLKLSRDKMIDGIKTISILSETMKVTFSKENITFESVIEDNSEAKTTIEYQTGLEEDITIGLRNRFLLDFLSSIEEDEFELGFNDSNLAFTVTSKDLKTVLMPIIL; translated from the coding sequence ATGAAAGTTTTTATTAATAAAAATGTTCTTGAAAGCATAGTAACAAATACAAGCCCATATTTAGAAAAAAAAGATCTAAGTGTAATAACATCTCACATAGTTATATCAGCACAAGATTCTGTTTTAAATATAAAAGCTACTGACTACGAAATAGGTTTATCATATAAACTAACAAATGTAAAAATAGTAGATGAGGGAACAGCTACTGCAAATGGTAAAAAGTTATTAGACATAATAAGAAGTTTAAAAGATGAAGAAGTTATTTTAGAAACTATGAATAACTATCTATATATAAAACAAAAAAATTCAAAATATAAACTTCCTATGTATAAATTTGAAGACTTTCCAAATTTTCCAAAAGTAGAAGGTAAAAATAAATTTGATATAGATGCTGTTTTATTTGGTAGAAGTCTTAAAAAAATACTTCCAAATATAGAACAAGGAAATAGCAAAAGAGAATTAACAGGTGCTTTAATAGATATAAAAGAAAATCACATAAACATAGTAGGAACTGACTCTAAAAGATTAAGTATTTTTAAATTAGAAACTCAAACTGAAAATGAATTTTCAATAATAATTCCAAAAAAAGCAATAAGTGAAATGCAAAAATTATTTTTTGATAAAATAGAAATTTACTATGATGAAAATACTTTGATAGCACAAAGTTCTAATTTTGAATTTTATACAAAATTAATAAATGGAAAATATCCAGATTATGAAAGAGTAATACCGAAAGAGATTAAAAAGAGATTAAAACTAAGTAGAGATAAAATGATAGATGGTATAAAAACTATATCAATACTTAGTGAAACTATGAAAGTTACATTCTCAAAAGAAAATATAACATTTGAAAGTGTTATAGAAGATAATTCAGAAGCAAAAACTACAATAGAATATCAAACAGGACTTGAAGAGGATATAACTATAGGACTTAGAAATAGATTTTTACTTGATTTCTTATCAAGTATAGAAGAAGATGAGTTTGAACTTGGATTTAATGATTCAAATTTAGCATTTACAGTAACTTCTAAAGATCTAAAAACGGTATTAATGCCTATAATATTATAA
- the gyrB gene encoding DNA topoisomerase (ATP-hydrolyzing) subunit B: MSEIENKAYGAGSIKVLKGLEAVRKRPGMYIGDTNINGLHHMIYEVVDNSIDEAMAGYCDTINVEITTEGSVIVTDNGRGIPVGMHPTEKIPAATVVLTVLHAGGKFDKDTYKVSGGLHGVGVSVVNALSKKLVLNIKRDGSLHRQEFSKGIPVTDLEIIKSTNRTGTSVEFWVDDSIFEITDFDKNILAKRFKELAYLNPKITINFKDSRVGFSETYKFEGGLESFVNDLNKSNAVSKAVSFSGGEEDVIVDFALIYNETYSENLLSFVNNIKTPDGGTHEAGFRAGLTRVITNYISANASAREKDTKITGEDIREGLIAVVSVKVPEPQFEGQTKGKLGSSYVKPIVQKMTFEVLTKYFEENPIEAKAIMNKALMAARGREAAKKARDLTRKKESFSVGTLPGKLADCQSKDPTISELYLVEGDSAGGSAKQGRDRVFQAILPLKGKILNVEKSRLDKILKSDEIKNMITALGCGIGEEFDAEKLRYNKIIIMTDADVDGSHIQTLLLTFFFRFLNQVVENGYVYLAQPPLYRYEKGKKEVYLKDDKALNEFLIQTGIEGIDFKGIGTNDLVDFLKIVAAYDNVLNELSKRFNLLIALRYMIENPDIIGKTYQEIFEILKVYLENKGYNILNSYVNDDEVRIYVQTENGLDEFYINDNLFSNPLFEEALHINRKIVERDMDFGGKDVLDVLKEVIDNAKKGNNVKIQRYKGLGEMNPDQLWETTMNPENRRLLKVNIQDAQSASDTFNLFMGDEVEPRRNYIQEHAKDVKHLDI, translated from the coding sequence ATGTCTGAAATAGAAAATAAAGCATACGGTGCAGGAAGTATTAAAGTTTTAAAGGGGCTAGAAGCTGTTAGAAAAAGACCAGGTATGTATATCGGTGATACAAACATAAATGGTCTTCATCATATGATATATGAGGTTGTAGATAACTCTATAGATGAGGCTATGGCTGGTTATTGTGATACTATAAATGTTGAAATTACAACAGAAGGTAGTGTTATAGTTACAGATAACGGTCGTGGTATTCCAGTTGGTATGCACCCAACAGAAAAAATTCCAGCAGCTACTGTTGTTTTGACAGTTTTACACGCTGGTGGTAAGTTTGATAAAGATACTTATAAAGTTTCAGGTGGTCTTCACGGTGTTGGTGTTTCTGTTGTAAATGCTTTATCAAAAAAATTAGTTTTAAATATCAAAAGAGATGGGAGCTTACATAGACAAGAGTTTTCAAAAGGTATTCCAGTAACAGATCTTGAAATAATAAAATCAACAAATAGAACAGGAACTTCTGTTGAGTTTTGGGTAGATGATAGTATTTTTGAAATTACTGATTTTGATAAAAATATACTTGCAAAAAGATTTAAAGAATTAGCATATCTAAATCCAAAAATAACTATAAATTTCAAAGATAGTAGAGTTGGATTTAGTGAAACTTATAAATTTGAAGGTGGTCTTGAAAGCTTTGTAAATGATTTAAATAAGTCAAATGCTGTAAGTAAAGCTGTCTCATTTAGTGGTGGTGAAGAGGATGTTATAGTTGATTTTGCACTTATATATAATGAAACATATAGTGAAAATTTACTTAGTTTTGTAAACAATATCAAAACTCCAGATGGTGGAACACACGAAGCTGGTTTTAGAGCCGGTTTAACTAGAGTTATAACAAATTATATATCAGCTAATGCTTCAGCTAGGGAAAAAGATACGAAAATAACAGGCGAAGATATAAGAGAAGGTCTTATAGCTGTTGTAAGTGTTAAGGTTCCTGAACCACAATTTGAAGGTCAAACAAAAGGAAAACTTGGCTCAAGCTATGTAAAACCAATAGTTCAAAAGATGACTTTTGAAGTTCTAACTAAATATTTTGAAGAAAATCCTATAGAAGCAAAAGCCATAATGAATAAAGCTTTAATGGCTGCTCGTGGTAGAGAAGCTGCTAAAAAAGCAAGAGATTTAACTCGCAAAAAAGAGAGTTTTAGTGTAGGAACTTTACCTGGAAAATTGGCTGATTGTCAAAGTAAAGATCCAACTATAAGTGAGCTTTATTTGGTTGAGGGCGATTCTGCTGGTGGTTCTGCAAAACAAGGTCGTGATAGAGTTTTTCAAGCTATACTTCCTTTAAAAGGTAAAATTTTAAATGTTGAAAAATCAAGACTTGATAAAATTTTAAAATCAGATGAAATAAAAAATATGATAACAGCTCTTGGTTGTGGTATCGGTGAGGAATTTGATGCTGAAAAATTAAGATATAATAAAATAATAATAATGACAGATGCCGATGTTGATGGAAGCCATATCCAAACACTACTTTTGACATTCTTCTTTAGATTTTTAAATCAAGTTGTTGAAAATGGTTATGTGTATTTAGCTCAACCACCTTTATATAGATATGAAAAAGGTAAAAAAGAGGTTTATTTAAAAGATGATAAAGCTTTGAATGAATTTTTGATTCAAACAGGGATTGAAGGGATTGATTTTAAAGGAATCGGGACTAATGATTTAGTTGATTTTTTAAAGATAGTTGCAGCTTATGATAATGTATTAAATGAACTTTCAAAGAGATTTAATTTACTTATTGCTTTAAGATATATGATAGAAAATCCAGACATAATAGGAAAAACATATCAAGAAATTTTTGAAATTTTAAAAGTATATCTTGAAAATAAGGGTTATAATATATTAAACTCATATGTAAATGATGATGAAGTAAGAATTTATGTTCAAACAGAAAATGGTCTTGATGAGTTTTATATAAATGATAATTTATTTTCAAATCCTTTATTTGAAGAGGCACTCCATATAAATAGAAAAATTGTTGAAAGAGATATGGATTTTGGTGGAAAAGATGTTTTAGATGTCTTAAAAGAGGTTATTGATAATGCTAAAAAAGGAAATAATGTAAAAATTCAAAGATATAAAGGTCTTGGTGAGATGAATCCTGATCAGCTTTGGGAAACTACTATGAATCCTGAAAATAGACGTTTATTAAAAGTAAATATACAAGATGCGCAAAGTGCAAGTGATACATTTAATTTATTTATGGGTGATGAAGTTGAGCCAAGAAGAAATTATATTCAAGAACATGCAAAAGATGTAAAACATTTGGATATTTAA
- a CDS encoding GGDEF domain-containing protein, translating to MKNAQNVERSHRFKIAFKIALPFIVIVAFLLYMFFKTNNISSKDIILFTLLTFCYIHFTTYMIYQSFKDNVLDSVVDVFHRKKILEIISKKIKKYHKNDNLILLNFKNIDDIFQRYGLNFGDEILRKGVEKLIYFLEKNKIKDSVIGRYSGGYFLIFANANKAYITHILNIFSKKIQNDGINDIEIKTNFALVNANYSKDLKNSINFLLNDINGNEYSHNNINEYENEVCKSIDDSNFIFKTQKIVSLNDDSYLYSVVPILKTNNFGKISKSIFMNIANKNGYEITLDKNIFSEFFKKVTIKENEKFILDVSAVSIRNNTFLNFLKDFIEKNNIDPKKIIFEFNEHEIYTHIKRFDEIIKMYKKLGFSFAISHFGGKNSFFTYFLNLKVDYIIYDISISKNYEKEKVKNVFLKFNEICKKLGIKSIIKFVEKAEVLEFAKENKVDFVQGFFIEKPKEV from the coding sequence ATGAAAAACGCACAAAATGTAGAGCGATCTCATCGTTTTAAAATAGCTTTTAAGATTGCTCTGCCTTTTATAGTTATAGTAGCTTTTTTATTATACATGTTTTTTAAAACAAACAATATAAGTAGTAAAGATATTATTCTTTTTACACTGCTTACTTTTTGCTATATACACTTTACTACTTATATGATATATCAAAGTTTTAAAGATAATGTGCTTGATAGTGTTGTAGATGTTTTTCATAGAAAAAAAATACTAGAAATTATCTCAAAAAAAATAAAAAAATATCATAAAAATGATAATTTAATTTTATTAAATTTTAAAAATATAGATGATATTTTCCAAAGATATGGATTAAATTTTGGAGATGAAATTTTAAGAAAAGGAGTTGAAAAATTAATATATTTTTTAGAAAAAAATAAAATAAAAGATAGTGTAATTGGAAGATATAGTGGTGGATATTTTTTAATTTTTGCAAATGCAAATAAAGCATATATTACACATATTTTAAATATTTTTTCTAAAAAAATACAAAATGATGGTATAAATGATATTGAAATAAAGACTAATTTTGCTTTGGTTAATGCTAATTATTCAAAAGATTTGAAAAATAGTATAAATTTTTTACTAAATGACATAAATGGTAATGAATATAGTCATAACAATATAAATGAGTATGAAAATGAAGTTTGTAAAAGCATAGATGATTCAAATTTTATATTTAAAACTCAAAAGATTGTAAGTTTAAATGATGATTCTTATCTTTATTCAGTTGTTCCTATATTAAAAACAAACAATTTTGGAAAAATTTCAAAGAGTATTTTTATGAATATTGCTAATAAAAATGGATATGAAATTACTCTTGATAAAAATATTTTTTCTGAATTTTTTAAAAAGGTAACAATTAAAGAAAATGAAAAATTTATTTTAGATGTTTCAGCAGTGAGTATTAGAAATAATACATTTTTAAATTTTTTAAAAGATTTTATAGAAAAAAATAATATAGATCCAAAAAAGATAATTTTTGAATTTAATGAGCATGAAATTTATACTCATATTAAAAGATTTGATGAAATTATAAAAATGTATAAAAAATTAGGTTTTAGTTTTGCTATTAGTCATTTTGGGGGTAAGAATAGCTTTTTTACATATTTTTTAAATTTAAAAGTTGATTACATAATTTATGACATTTCTATAAGTAAAAATTATGAAAAAGAAAAGGTAAAAAATGTATTTTTGAAATTTAATGAAATTTGTAAAAAATTAGGTATAAAAAGTATTATAAAGTTTGTAGAAAAAGCTGAAGTTTTAGAATTTGCTAAAGAAAATAAGGTTGATTTTGTTCAAGGCTTTTTTATAGAAAAACCAAAAGAAGTTTAA
- the queF gene encoding preQ(1) synthase codes for MQYGEEIIKEFDVERDLEVWENKNEREFVIRITLPEFCCLCPRSGYPDFATIYVDYVPDKLVVELKAIKLYINSFMSRKISHEDSINEIYSAIEKKIQPKWMKIVGDFNPRGNVHTVVEICSESFIKEKKVEAETRQDNRSAGARRINERENDRKRDFAPRRNDRRDSFRGNDRDRGDRGSFRGGDRDRGNSRDRGNFRGNDRGDRGDRGDRGDRGNNSRGDSRDRSGGGSRDGYRKIQYENDKQPNIIKKD; via the coding sequence ATGCAATACGGTGAAGAAATTATAAAAGAATTTGATGTTGAAAGAGATTTAGAAGTTTGGGAAAACAAAAACGAAAGAGAGTTTGTTATAAGGATAACTTTACCTGAGTTTTGTTGTCTTTGTCCTCGTTCAGGATATCCTGATTTTGCTACTATTTATGTTGATTATGTTCCAGATAAATTAGTAGTAGAGTTAAAAGCTATAAAGCTTTATATAAATAGCTTTATGAGTAGAAAAATTAGCCACGAAGATAGTATAAATGAGATATATTCTGCGATAGAGAAAAAAATTCAACCAAAATGGATGAAAATAGTAGGTGATTTTAATCCTCGTGGAAATGTTCATACTGTTGTTGAAATATGCTCTGAAAGCTTTATAAAAGAGAAAAAAGTTGAAGCTGAAACCAGACAAGACAATAGAAGTGCCGGTGCTAGACGCATAAATGAGCGTGAAAATGATAGAAAAAGAGATTTTGCTCCTAGACGTAATGACAGAAGAGATTCTTTCAGAGGAAATGACAGAGATAGAGGAGACAGAGGAAGCTTTAGAGGTGGTGATAGAGATAGAGGAAACTCTAGAGATAGAGGAAATTTCAGAGGAAACGATAGAGGTGATAGAGGTGATAGAGGTGATAGAGGTGATAGAGGAAACAACTCTAGAGGCGACAGCAGAGATAGAAGTGGTGGTGGCTCAAGAGATGGTTACAGGAAAATACAATACGAAAATGATAAACAACCAAATATAATTAAAAAAGACTAA
- the rmuC gene encoding DNA recombination protein RmuC codes for MNEYILIGLISGLGSIVLCLFFNLIKIKNLKKQYTSKIFELENTISTNNEILKNVKNGFDEQNRQFSTEIMRLNSENAKILAIKSLDDEKIRDLNLKIGEFEIKNRDLIGKKTELETKLEFITKQLDKIALENKNLDDLNRSFEIEKRDNVNRLDAIKMVVSSLEDDKKNLIQINNELNEKNNALSSEYDRLKITLNEQMNDVSNKVKAMYDRSNERDYKANRFAGEYFEKTIEQMLINGGMVKDITYFAQKVDGTLRPDFKIVLPNNKFIIIDAKNNVESYNKMVAIIQNPQSNEEKIKQAKSEFATTMKNTVLGFGKKGYNSGNGDIYPTLFMCVPYEIYSYLSYMQPDVLGFANEKNIEIVEPTHIRMIVNIAIDFWSVFNSIKTLGKTLRVIEDAKSRGISAEEAFNELVQKVDEYTEKLKSSVEKCNTKLFKSQGVYSTLNRIDIDKTQDVTDLSDDEIVGYISAK; via the coding sequence ATGAATGAATATATATTAATAGGTTTAATTTCTGGTCTTGGTAGTATAGTTTTATGTTTATTTTTTAATTTAATAAAAATTAAAAATCTAAAAAAGCAATACACATCAAAAATTTTTGAACTAGAAAATACTATAAGTACAAATAATGAGATTTTAAAAAATGTCAAAAATGGATTTGATGAGCAAAATAGACAGTTTAGTACTGAGATAATGAGGCTAAATAGCGAAAATGCAAAAATTTTAGCTATAAAAAGTTTAGACGATGAAAAGATAAGAGATTTAAACCTAAAAATAGGTGAATTTGAGATAAAAAATCGTGATTTGATAGGTAAAAAAACTGAGTTAGAAACAAAACTTGAGTTTATAACAAAACAACTTGATAAGATAGCTTTAGAAAATAAAAATTTAGATGATTTAAATCGTAGCTTTGAAATAGAAAAAAGAGACAATGTAAATAGACTAGATGCTATAAAAATGGTAGTTTCATCACTAGAAGATGATAAAAAAAACCTAATCCAAATAAATAATGAACTAAATGAAAAAAATAATGCTTTATCTAGCGAATATGATAGACTTAAAATCACACTTAATGAACAAATGAATGATGTAAGCAATAAAGTCAAAGCTATGTATGATAGAAGCAATGAGCGTGATTATAAGGCAAATCGATTTGCTGGAGAGTATTTTGAAAAGACAATAGAACAAATGCTTATAAATGGCGGTATGGTTAAGGATATTACTTATTTTGCTCAAAAAGTAGATGGTACTTTAAGACCTGATTTTAAAATAGTACTTCCAAATAATAAATTTATAATCATAGATGCAAAAAACAATGTAGAATCTTATAATAAAATGGTAGCTATCATACAAAATCCACAATCAAACGAAGAAAAGATAAAACAAGCTAAGTCTGAATTTGCTACTACTATGAAAAATACGGTTTTAGGCTTTGGTAAAAAGGGATACAACTCTGGAAACGGGGATATATACCCTACTTTGTTTATGTGTGTGCCTTATGAAATATACTCTTATTTAAGTTATATGCAACCTGATGTTTTGGGTTTTGCTAATGAAAAAAATATAGAGATAGTAGAGCCTACTCATATAAGAATGATAGTAAATATTGCAATTGATTTTTGGTCTGTGTTTAATAGTATTAAAACACTAGGAAAGACTCTTAGAGTGATAGAAGATGCAAAATCAAGGGGTATCTCGGCCGAGGAAGCGTTTAACGAGTTAGTTCAAAAAGTAGATGAATATACAGAAAAATTAAAATCATCTGTGGAAAAATGCAATACAAAACTATTTAAATCTCAAGGCGTATATAGCACTTTAAATCGTATAGACATAGACAAAACACAAGATGTTACTGATCTTAGCGATGATGAGATAGTGGGGTATATATCAGCTAAATAA
- a CDS encoding AAC(3) family N-acetyltransferase: protein MEDFLDKFEIKIGDFILITGNLIKFIKKAKKIDKEFNLNLLIDSILDKIGNSGTLAIQTFNWQFCSGETYDILNTKSETGLLGNIALKRNDFKRTRHPIYSFAVAGKYQNELISLRNKGVFDANSPFDFMYKHNAKMIIIGLPLQNSFTFVHYVEEMHKVSYRYNKTFTSYYIDDKGNKELVEYDMYVRDIENKVLTFIEPLESIFIENNVMKVSLFDGIEIKKIDLYLAYNIIKKDILENNGNNLYKIG, encoded by the coding sequence ATGGAAGATTTTCTTGATAAATTTGAAATTAAAATCGGAGATTTTATTTTAATTACAGGAAATCTAATTAAATTTATTAAAAAAGCTAAAAAAATAGACAAAGAATTTAATTTAAATTTATTAATTGACTCAATACTTGATAAAATAGGAAATAGTGGAACTCTTGCAATACAAACATTTAATTGGCAGTTTTGTTCTGGAGAAACATATGATATTTTAAACACAAAATCAGAAACTGGTTTATTAGGTAATATTGCTCTTAAAAGAAATGATTTTAAAAGAACTAGACATCCAATATATTCTTTTGCTGTTGCAGGTAAATATCAGAATGAACTTATTTCTTTAAGAAATAAAGGTGTTTTTGATGCTAATTCGCCTTTTGACTTTATGTATAAGCATAATGCAAAAATGATTATAATTGGATTACCTCTTCAAAATTCTTTTACATTTGTGCATTATGTAGAAGAAATGCATAAAGTGAGTTATAGATATAACAAAACATTTACTTCTTATTATATCGATGATAAAGGGAATAAAGAACTTGTTGAATATGATATGTATGTTAGAGATATTGAAAATAAAGTTTTAACTTTTATTGAACCATTAGAATCTATATTTATTGAAAATAATGTTATGAAAGTATCTTTATTTGATGGTATAGAGATTAAAAAAATTGATTTGTATTTAGCATATAATATAATAAAAAAAGATATTTTAGAAAATAATGGTAATAATTTATATAAAATAGGATAA
- a CDS encoding pseudouridine synthase, with protein sequence MRLNKFISHNTNYSRREADELIKQAKVSINNKVISQMAVSVSSDDKVKINGRFVKEKKDFTVIVYNKQKGELVTKKDDRGRKTIYDNLPRGFSKFVSIGRLDFASEGLLLLTDAPAIATALMNSDIEREYYLKVKGEITEEVKNAMREGFFAQNATKGAHEKSKITSMDFKPFVAFDIFGSSGGYTKLRVMINEGKNRELRRFFGYFDLEVVDLKRVSFGRVELGMLKDGKWRYFENSEYEDLRDFLKQNGVRY encoded by the coding sequence ATGAGATTAAATAAATTCATATCACATAACACAAACTACTCACGAAGAGAGGCTGATGAGCTAATCAAACAAGCTAAGGTTAGTATAAATAACAAAGTAATTAGTCAAATGGCTGTTAGTGTTAGTAGTGATGATAAAGTAAAAATAAACGGTAGATTTGTAAAAGAAAAGAAAGATTTTACTGTTATAGTTTATAACAAGCAAAAAGGCGAGTTAGTAACAAAAAAAGATGATCGTGGAAGAAAGACTATATATGATAACTTGCCTCGTGGATTTTCAAAATTTGTTAGTATAGGTAGACTTGACTTTGCAAGTGAAGGGCTTTTGCTTTTAACAGATGCACCAGCTATCGCAACTGCACTGATGAATAGCGATATAGAAAGAGAGTATTATCTAAAAGTAAAGGGAGAGATAACAGAAGAGGTTAAAAATGCTATGAGAGAGGGCTTTTTTGCACAAAATGCAACAAAAGGTGCTCATGAAAAAAGTAAGATAACATCTATGGATTTTAAACCATTTGTGGCATTTGATATATTTGGTTCTAGTGGTGGTTATACCAAACTTCGTGTTATGATAAATGAGGGTAAAAATAGAGAGCTTAGAAGATTTTTTGGATATTTTGATTTGGAAGTTGTTGATCTTAAAAGAGTTAGTTTTGGAAGAGTTGAGCTTGGAATGCTTAAAGATGGCAAATGGAGATACTTTGAAAATAGTGAATATGAGGATTTAAGAGACTTTTTAAAACAAAATGGAGTTAGGTATTGA
- a CDS encoding KpsF/GutQ family sugar-phosphate isomerase — translation MSDYIKIAKQVLTLEANEILRNAELIDENIQKAVELIHRTKGKVVVTGVGKSGHIGAKIAATLASTGTPSFFLHPTEAMHGDLGMISKDDIVLAISFSGESEELTKILPHIKRFGVSIISITKSKDSSLGYYSDVVLKLDIQKEACPLNAAPTSSTTLTLVLGDALAICLMNKRNFKQEDFANFHPGGSLGKRLFIKVKDIMKTENLPIVNENESLKTTIDVMTHSKLGNVLIVDKNNTLVAVLSDGDLRRALMDENFDINAKAIKYATKNPKVLDNEDMLAIDALALIEKFKIQLLIILKDNEIRGVLHIHDLTSLGLK, via the coding sequence TTGAGTGATTATATAAAAATAGCAAAACAAGTGCTAACACTAGAAGCTAATGAAATTTTAAGAAATGCCGAGCTTATAGATGAAAATATACAAAAAGCAGTTGAGCTTATACATCGTACTAAGGGCAAGGTCGTAGTAACTGGTGTAGGTAAAAGTGGTCATATAGGTGCAAAAATAGCAGCTACACTTGCAAGCACGGGAACGCCTAGCTTTTTCCTACATCCTACTGAGGCTATGCACGGCGATCTTGGGATGATAAGTAAAGATGATATAGTCTTAGCTATAAGCTTTAGCGGAGAGAGTGAGGAGCTAACAAAGATACTTCCTCACATCAAACGTTTTGGTGTTAGTATCATATCTATAACAAAAAGTAAGGATAGTTCGCTTGGTTATTATAGTGATGTAGTGCTAAAACTAGATATACAAAAAGAGGCTTGTCCGCTAAATGCAGCACCTACAAGCTCTACTACACTAACACTTGTGTTAGGAGATGCGTTAGCTATTTGTTTAATGAATAAGAGAAATTTTAAACAAGAAGATTTTGCAAATTTTCATCCTGGTGGAAGCTTAGGAAAAAGACTTTTTATAAAAGTAAAAGACATAATGAAAACTGAAAATCTTCCTATAGTAAATGAAAATGAAAGCTTAAAAACTACGATAGATGTAATGACTCACTCAAAACTAGGAAATGTTTTGATAGTTGATAAAAACAATACATTAGTTGCTGTTTTAAGTGATGGTGATTTAAGAAGAGCTTTGATGGATGAGAATTTTGATATAAATGCAAAGGCTATAAAATATGCTACAAAAAATCCAAAAGTATTAGATAACGAGGATATGTTAGCAATAGATGCGTTAGCTTTGATAGAGAAATTTAAAATTCAACTTCTTATAATTTTAAAAGACAATGAGATAAGAGGTGTGCTTCATATCCACGATTTAACAAGCTTAGGACTAAAATAA